In Asterias rubens chromosome 10, eAstRub1.3, whole genome shotgun sequence, the following proteins share a genomic window:
- the LOC117295282 gene encoding 2-oxo-4-hydroxy-4-carboxy-5-ureidoimidazoline decarboxylase-like, with product MDEINALSWEPFIQQFGNVVEHGRIVAGAIWGLRPFADTKALHEAVCEFMDSLPPNGKESILRCYPDPAGRLAQANQLSSESAQEQSSAGLLNLSQEESNLIADMNTRYKEKFNFPFVICARENKKVVIIAELKSRIHNSKDAELEKGINEVKKIAWYRIVDATAMESKSAISKM from the exons ATGGACGAAATCAACGCCCTCTCTTGGGAACCATTTATCCAGCAGTTTGGTAACGTTGTTGAGCATGGACGGATTGTAGCAGGTGCTATATGGGGGCTGCGACCATTTGCTGATACTAAAGCACTACATGAAGCCGTTTGTGAGTTCATGGACTCTCTACCCCCAAATG GCAAAGAATCGATTCTGCGATGTTACCCTGACCCCGCTGGACGTCTAGCCCAAGCTAATCAACTCTCATCTGAGTCTGCTCAAGAACAGAGCAGTGCAGGCTTACTAAACCTCAGCCAAGAAGAATCCAATCTCATTGCAGACATGAACACACGGTATAAAGAAAAGTTCAACTTCCCTTTTGTCATTTGTGcgagggaaaacaaaaaagttgttattattgCTGAACTGAAATCCAGAATTCACAACTCCAAGGATGCAGAGCTTGAAAAAGGTATCAATGAAGTAAAAAAGATTGCCTGGTATAGGATTGTAGATGCCACTGCAATGGAATCAAAATCAGCCATTTCAAAAATGTAA
- the LOC117296025 gene encoding uncharacterized protein LOC117296025, which produces MTLVELTESQVKDAITWMKHNEEPKAMLFEYMANTCKQRYNWIKTDSPTTAEILEVYPRLLDPGIVEQDFRLAISEETNQLYAKWPSFSKQVYKYNSKVLGINWEKQLDVGEIDFGNLTEEECQELAFSVLPLLFVGRSKGMKGRCTPAESLRSFIDMKPEGTDIQNYMASIPAKERPQPFILLLGGSRFSPQQVFMVVERRAVLCSSILQAVDICMKIIYVLDLDYQPHCSAVWHMLQHMVYMLPPGSLAGVSLITFRTWLRHLPEA; this is translated from the exons ATGACCCTGGTTGAACTGACCGAGTCACAAG TTAAAGATGCAATAACATGGATGAAACATAATGAAGAACCAAAGGCAATGTTATTTGAGTACATGGCCAACACCTGTAAACAACGTTACAACTGGATCAAGACAGATAGCCCAACTACAGCAGAGATCCTGGAGGTGTATCCTCGGCTGTTAGATCCAGGAATT GTTGAGCAAGATTTCCGACTGGCGATCTCTGAAGAGACTAACCAGCTTTATGCTAAGTGGCCTTCTTTTTCCAAACAAGTGTACAAGTACAACTCGAAGGTACTCGGGATCAATTGGGAAAAGCAGTTGGATGTAGGAGAGATCGATTTTGGCAACTTGACAGAAG AGGAGTGTCAAGAACTGGCTTTCTCAGTTTTGCCATTACTTTTTGTGGGGAGGAGCAAAGGCATGAAAGGGAGATGTACCCCTGCAGAATCCCTGCGATCGTTCATCGATATGAAACCA gaAGGTACTGACATCCAAAACTACATGGCGAGCATTCCGGCAAAGGAACGCCCACAGCCCTTCATTCTTCTTCTTGGTGGAAGCAGGTTCAGCCCTCAACAAGTCTTCATGGTAGTGGAGAGAAGGGCTGTTTTATGTTCATCAATTCTTCAAGCAGTAGACATATGCATGAAAATTATCTATGTACTCGATTTGGATTACCAGCCACACTGCAGTGCAGTGTGGCACATGCTACAACACATGGTGTATATGTTGCCACCAGGTTCCCTGGCAGGTGTCTCATTGATAACTTTCCGAACTTGGCTGAGACATTTGCCAGAGGCCTAG